The genomic window CAGGGTGGCGTCGACAATACGGGCCTGAACGCTCAGTCCGATATCACGAATTCGGATGCTTTGATTGTTCAGCTCGGCCTGGACAATGATGCTGCCAATACCCAGGCAGATGGCAACAATGTCTCGGCAGCGATCCTACAGGGCGGCTCCGACAACCTTGCCTGGAACATCCAGGATGGCGTCGACGACTCCACCGCACTGATCGGCCAGTTCGGTTCGGGCAACGTGGCGGGTAACCTCCAGCAGGCCAACAGCTCGGGCGTACTCGGCGGCATCATCCAGGTCGGTAACGACAACCGTGCGTTCAACACGCAGGGTGAGTTCCAGACGGTGACTTACGAGCTTGATGATGGCGGACAGCAGCCGCTTCTCAACGCTTTGGGTCGTACGCTCTATCTCGAATGGGGACCAATTACCGCCTCTGGTACTGACGCGGCTCCGGCTCAAGATTCGGTTGCTGTAATCGCCCAAATCGGCTCAGGAAATACCGCATCCAACACGCAAGTAGGTCAGGTCTTGGTTCCGACCGAGGTTGATATCTCAGGTCAAGTCTCGCTGGTGACCAGACGAAATGCCAACACCAACTTTCTCGGTTTGGGTGGGACATCGAACCCGAATGGTCAGATCCGCTCAACAGTCGATGGAGACATCGCTGATCTTCCGGCGGGCTTGATCCCAGAACTGCCAGCTGTTTCGATCCCCACTGTCGCCTCTGCCGCCGGTATCGTGCAGGTGGGTGACGGCAATACCGGCCTGAACAGCCAGCTCGTCGCTGCCGGTTCGCTGGCTGGAGTGGCGCAGATCGGCGATGGAAACTTTGCTTCCAACGCACAGACGGCAACGATCGGTGCCATCGCGGCCACGGTTCAGATTGGTGAAGGCAACGCGGCCATTACCAGCCAGTCGCTGACGGCTGCTTCGGTTGCCGGCACGATCCAGAATGGCAGTGGCAACGGCGCCGTGACCACTCAGGCGGGCGGTCTCGGCAATGCGTCGCTCACGCTCCAGAACGGTTCGGAGAACTTCGCATCGACTCAGCAGATCGCAAGCCTCGGAAGCACCTCGCTCATCGTTCAGAACGCGAGCAATTCCGGCGCCGGCATTCTGCAGACGGGTACGGCGCAGTCGTCGACGGTCATCCAGGCTGGCGATTTCAGCTACGCACTGGTTGATCAGGCTGGTTCGTCGAACAACTCGCTTATTCTCCAGAACGGCGTTGGTGCTGGTACGAACGCCAACGTGGCTTCGGTGACGCAGCGCGGAACTGGCCAAAACTCGCTGGTCCTCCAGCAGGGTCGCGGCAACGTCGCTGCCGTCATCCAGAACTAAGCAATCACGATACCGGCGCGCGCGGTCAGCCCGCGCCGGTATCGACCGACAAAGAGGAGGCTCTGATGACCGGCATGTCGCTGCTCTTGATGGGCCTCCTTCTTTCGACTGGCGCAAGTGGCGCTTCGATAAACGGCCAGACCATCGACGGGGACATTCTCAATTCTCGCATTGCCGCATGTGGCGTCGAGATCGATGGAACCGACTTTGCTCGATTGCGGCCTTTTATCGAAACGTCTGAGGCCTTGGCAGGCAGTGTTCAAATTGCGGTTACGAAGCGATCGGCTTCGGGTGTCAGCCAGACCAGTCAGACCAATCGCTTTGCGGATGGCTCGTTGGGCGCGATCGTCATAACGGTCGACAAACCCTCGCGGGTCGCCATCGAGATGGCAGTCATTGCGAACGACGGCACGCCGCTCTGTCGCCTACAGACTGACGTTGAACTCGATGAGCACTCTATCCGGCTTTGAGGCTTGGGGAAAAGGGGACGGAACATGAAAACCTGGAAGAGTGCGCTGACTGGAGCCATTGCAGGGTTGCTGATGGGTATAAGCGGTGCATCTGCGCTGGAACTCTTGCCGACAGCTCCCGAGAGCGGGGTACCCACTCCCGCCATCGTCGGTCAATTGATGGAGCCGATCAATCCGTTCGTTAGCGGTCAGGCAGGCAACACGACCTCGATCCAACAAATTGGTTCGTACAATGCCGCCACATCGGCCATCGAGGGGCACAGCAGCGCCTCGCTGATCGATCAAAGCGGTTCGCGCAATCGTGCGGTTCAAGCAATCGACGGGCATAATTCGGCGCTGCTTCTCGTTCAGGGCGGATCCAACAACAGCGTTGTTCAGGCAAGCCGGGGCGACAACAATTTTCAGCTTGTTGGCGTGTCGGGGAACAACAACAATGTTGGTTACGTCCAAGTCGGCAGCAACCTTGCGGGCGTGCTCGACGTCCGCAATTCCGTCAACACGAATGTGGTGGCTATCCAGACGCCGTCATCAGGCAATTTCATGATGCCGAGCGGCCTGAACGGTCTCAGCAACGCCAACGTCGTCATTGTGCCTGGCAGAATGTATGTGCTACCGAATAGAAGAGCATATTGAACGATGCTGGCAAGGCTACCCAAGCTCGCCAGGTTTTTCTCGGAGACTTAAACAATGAAGATTCTTGCTGCAGTCGTCGGAACTTCAGTTCTGCTGAGCAGCATCGGGGCTGTTCATGCCTCCGAGCTGGTCTATCGGCCCATAAATCCATCGTTCGGCGGTGACCCGCTGAACGGCAACTGGTTGCTGTCGCAGGCTACTGCCCAAACTGCCGGCGGCGGCTCGCCCGGCTTCTCCATCGATTTCCCGGACTTCGGCGGCATCCCGCAGCCAGATCCAACACCGGTTCCGGTTCCAGAAGTTCCGCTCATTCCAAGCGCCAACTGATCACGCCAAGCGCTCTGATCGACCGCAGATTACCATCCGCCACGCGCTTCTAGCGCTGGCGGATGATCGCGACGTTGTTGCGGCCCTGTTGGAAGACCATGGCCTGATGGCCGATGCCGCGCTGACTGATGGAAGCAACGTTGTCCATGCCGATCTGGCGGATAAGACCAACATTTTGGCTGCCGCGCTGATCGATCGTCGCGTTGTTGTTCGTGCCGTCCTGCCAGACGAGTCCCAGATTGCCGGGGCCCCGCGGTGTGAGTTCCGGCATCTGTGAGACGAGGTTGATGATCGGTGTCATCAACTGGCTGGTCGTCAGCTGCACGGATGCACTCGACGGGTTGATCTGCTGAATATAAGCGGGCGATGAGATGGGCTGGGCGTTTGCAGTGGTTGCAAGAGCCATTACTGCAAATGCTGGTATCAGTGCTTTTTTCATTTTGTTCTCCCTGATTACAATTGCAGTATAGACACCTCTCATCTAAAAAGACGTGAATTTGAATGGTTTTCATACCGTTTATATTTCCGCACAATTTTAGCTATTTGCGGCGACTTGAAAGGCTGTATGCATCGACAGCATCATTTGGCGCGGTGAATTCGCGCGCTGCGCAGGCGTTGTCCTGGATGGTTGCATGAACGCCGAGACACGGCCGCACTGGCCTTGTTCGAGGCGCAGGACGGATCGACACTGGTGACGCTCGGCATGGTGTTCAGGAGGCAAGCCGAGTTCCAAGAGGCGCGCGGCTTTGGTGCGATCGAGCTCGGCCATCAGACGCTTGGCAAGCTGGTGCGCTTCGTGGGCGCGCTCTGACCGGCGGCCGCCGGCTGCGAGCGGCGGCGAAGCTTAGGTGTCCTGCCCGAGCCTTGGGGCGGGGCGCCCGGCGATGGCGGGCGTACCGTCGAACAGGATCGGCATACGCATTCCAGGGATCGACGTGCCCAGGTCGTCGGCGGTCTCAATCTTCATCTGTCGCGCGAGAATCTGGGGATCGGCGAAGACGTCGGCGACCGTGTTGATCGGGCCTGCCGGTACGGAGCGTTTCTCGAGAAGCGCAAGAAGCGCGTCCCGTTCGAAACGCGCGATCGCTGGTGCAAGCAGTGCTATCAGAGCATCCCGATTGGCAACGCGGGCCTCGTTCGTGGCGTAGGATGGATCGGTTCCAAGCGCAGCCAGACCGATGATCTCGGCGAGCGCCCGGAACTGGCGGTCGTTGCCGACTGCAACGATGAGGTGGCCATCTGCGACCTGGAAGACCTGATAGGGCACGATGTTGGGATGGGCATTGCCGAGCCGCCTCGGGGCCTTGCCGGACACGAGGTAATTCATCGCCTGGTTGGCGAGAACGCCTGCCATGCAATCGTAGAGCGCCATGTCGATGTGGCAGCCGCTGCCGGTGCGGCTGCGTTCGAGTAAAGCGGCCTCGATGCCGATGACGCTGTAAAGCCCGGTGAAGATGTCGGCGAAGGCGACGCCCATCTTCTGCGGTTCGCCTTCGGGGTCGCCGGTCAGATCCATGATGCCGGCCATGCCCTGGATCATGAAATCGTACCCGGCGCGGTGCCGGTAGGGGCCCGTCTGGCCAAAGCCGGTGATCGAGCAATAGATCAGGCGCTCGTTGACGGCCTTCAAGCTATCGTAATCGAGGCCGTATTTCGCGAGTCCGCCAACCTTGAAGTTTTCGATCAGCACATCGGCGCTGCGCACGAGGTCGACCACGCGGGCGCGACCCTCTTCGCTCTTCAGATCGGCTGTGATCGACGTCTTGCCGCGGTTGGCCGCATGGAAATAGGCCGCTTCGCGGGCACCGTCTGCGCGGTTGACGAAGGGCGGGCCCCAGCCGCGCGTGTCGTCGCCTTCCGGCGCCTCGATCTTGATGACTTCGGCGCCGAGATCGGCGAGCACCTGGCCGGCCCAGGGGCCGGCAAGGATGCGTGCCAGTTCGACGACGCGGACGCCTTCGAGCGGCTTGCGCACGCTGCCTCGAAGCGGCCGGGCTTCAGCTTCGGCCGCTTCGTTGTCGTTGCTTAGGGTCATGATCAGAAGAACGCCTGAATACCGGTCTGGGCGCGGCCAAGGATCAGCGCGTGAACGTCGTGCGTCCCCTCATAGGTGTTGACCGTTTCGAGGTTCTGCGCGTGGCGCATGACCTGATATTCGATCTGGATGCCATTGCCGCCGTGCATGTCGCGTGCCTGGCGGGCGATATCGAGCGCCTTGCCGCAATTGTTGCGCTTGACGATCGAGATCATCTCCGGCGCCATGCGGCCTTCATCCATGAGGCGGCCGACGCGCAGCGACGCCTGCAGGCCGAGTGTGATCTCCGTCTGCATGTCGGCGAGCTTCTTCTGGTAAAGCTGCGTGCCGGCGAGCGGCTTGCCGAACTGCTTGCGATCGAGGCCATACTGCCGGGCGCGGTGCCAGCAATCTTCCGCCGCGCCGAGTACGCCCCAGGAGATGCCGTAGCGGGCACGGTTGAGGCAGCCGAAGGGACCCTTCAGGCCCGAGACGTTCGGCAGCAGGTTTTCCTCCGGCACTTCCACGCCGTCCATGACGATTTCGCCGGTGATCGACGCGCGCAGGGAGAGTTTGCCACCGATCTTCGGCGCGGAGAGGCCCTTCATGCCTTTCTCGAGAATGAAGCCACGGATATTGCCGTCGTGCGCCTCCGATTTCGCCCAGACGACGAAGACGTCGGCGATCGGCGAATTGGAAATCCACATCTTCGAGCCGGAGAGGAGATAGCCGCCATCGATCTTCTTGGCGCGCGTCTTCATGCCGCCGGGATCGGAACCGGCATCGGGCTCGGTCAGGCCGAAGCAGCCGATGAATTCGCCCGAGGCGAGTTTCGGCAGGTACTTGCGGCGCTGCGTGTCATCGCCATAGGCGTAAATCGGATACATGACGAGCGACGACTGGACACTCATCATGGAGCGGAAGCCGGAATCGACACGCTCGACTTCGCGGGCAACGAGACCGTAGGCAACATAGGAGGCTTCCGCACCGCCGAATTCCTCCGGCACGGTGACGCCGAGCAGGCCGTTCTCACCCATTTCGCGGAAGATCGACGGATCGCTTTCCTCGTTCATGTACATCTGCTCGACACGCGGCGCGAGCTTGTCAGCGGCGAACGCTGCCGCCGCATCGCGGATCATCCGCTCGTCTTCGGTCAGCTGATCATTAATCAGGAACGGGTCGTCCCACTGGAACCCAGCAGCGCCGTCCGGGCGATCTTTTGCCTTCAAAGCTTCGGTCATCGGAAATCCTCCTTATGCATCGCGTGCAAATCTCGCACTTTTTATAAGTGATGCGGCAAGCCAAAGAAAATGATGATTTCTCATCAACCCATGTGACGCAAACATTCGATTCGCGATTATGGTGCTTACAGGCATGGTGCGTAGCGCGACTTGTTGCTCAACCCTATGCGCAAATATGATCATCGGCGGTTCAAGGCGGGGTGAGCGATGTCGAAGGGCTATGTGCCGAGTGTGGGCGAACTGGAAGCCTTCGTTGCCTGCGCGCGGTTCGGCACGACGGTGCAAGCGGCCGAACATCTCAATCTGACTCAGAGCGCCATTTCGCGCTCGCTCTCGTCTCTGGAAGATCGCCTCGGCGTTCTTCTCTTCGAGCGAGTGCGGCGCCGGCTCGTGCTTTCGCGCGCGGGCGCCGTGCTGCTCGAGCGCGCCGAGCCGCTCCTGGACGATTTGCGCAACGCGTCTGCCTCGGCGATTGCGTTCGGCGGCGCTTCTTCCGTGCTGCGGTTGGCGGTGCTGCCGAGCATCGGCCGCAGCTGGCTCATCCCGCGGCTGGCGGCATTTTCCGCTACCATGCCGGACGTGAACTTCGACATCGCGGCGCGGCTTCGTCCGGTCGATTTCGCACAGGAAGCTTTCGACGTGGCAATCATGCGCAGCCAGCACGAGCCGCCGGGCGCCGATCTCGTGGCTCTCTTGCGGGAAGAGATGGTGATCGTCGCATCGCCGCGTTTTCTTGCCAAAGGCGCGAGCCTCGATGATCGCGACCTTCAGCAACTGCCGCTGCTGCAGCAGTCCACGCGGCCGACGCTTTGGCTCGACTGGTTTCGCGAACGGGAGCTCGATCCGCGCCGGATGACCCGTGGTGCGCGCTTCGATCATTTCGACATGATTCTCGATGCCGCCGCCGCTGGTCTCGGCGTCGGGCTCATTCCGGAACTCATTGCACGCGACGCGCTCGACCGCGGCACGCTTGTTGCCGCGTCACCCCATCGGCTGGTGACCGGCGAAACCTATGCGCTGATCTCGCCGGAGCGCTCGCGCAGCAACCCCGCCGTTACCGCGTTTCGCGCGTGGTTGATCGGGGAGATCGGGCAGAGCTGACCGGACCGATCATTAAATTTGAACGGACATACCGGAACAGTTCGGCCGCTCGCCAATTGGAGGCATAAGCGACAAAGGAGACCGCTTGTGTCCGATCCAGCAAGACCTACCAGGCCAGACGAAGAGCCAAACCAGCCGCTGCTGCCCGAAGAGCCGCCGATCCAGGAGCCGGAACCCGACAGGCTGCCGGACGAGATGCCCAACCCGAACCCCGATGAAAGCCCGCAACCGCCGCTGCACGCACTGGCACAAGTGATGGCGAACCGGCCGCTTTACGGACGGCCTTTCGTTTGCGTGAATGGCGGACGCTGACCTCAGGCGCGATTGGCGAAGCCAGAGCAGGGAGACCACAATGGCCACGAGCGCAAAAACGCCAAAGACGGCTGGGGCGGAGCCCAAAACCCGCAGCAAGGAAATTTCCGGGCAGTTTGCCAAGGGCAAGCGCCATTCCGACAATAACGGCGTCGCCAGCGCCGATCCGCGTGTCTTTTCGGGCAAGGAAGAGGGTGACGCGACTTGGCCGCTCGATGCTGACGACCCCGGCGTGGCCAAGAAGAAATAGCATGCGATCAGCGGCGCAGCTTATGCCGCGCCTGACGGAAAAGGCGGTCGATGCGTCCCGCTGCGCGGCGGAAGGGAAGACCGAGCTTCAAGGCCTTGGTTATCGGTCGGGGCGGTCGGCTTGATCCCATGAACCTCACCAACGCCGCTTCATTGGTTCTTCCACCGAAGAGGCTTTCGCAAAGCTCAAGCAGTGCTGCAAGGCGTGTACGACGTGCGACTGGGTCCATCAGCTCGGCAAACGCCGCTTGGTACTCCCTTCCGGTCCGAGCCTTCACGAAACCCGGGTGCTCGGGCAAGGCGACATAAGCTGGTTCATCGGCGTGAACGATCGGCACCGCATCCAGATAAAGCCCGACAAGCAAGGCATTAGGGGTCTTGTAGGGCGCGTTTTCCGTCGCCGATCTGGGGTGGACGAGGACGTTGGGCTTTCCTTGTCGCCATGCGCGGACGAATTGGGGAAAGGACTGCCTGGGCTCAAGGAACGTTGTTTTCGGCATTTGTTGCGGCGCGGCGGCAAAACTCTTTGGCGCTACCAGGTGAACGGGCTTGTCGGCTTGCACGGCATGCAGTGCGGGGAGAATATCTCGCTGAAACGCTTCCGAACGAAACCCGCCGCCGGCGAGCGCGACCGTCAGTTCTTCTGAAACTGGCTGAGCTTGCGGAATGAGACGGCGATCCAGCACAGGCGGGAAGATGAAAACCTGTTGGTGCAGGTGCCGTAGGGCGTCTGCGAGCGCATCGGTCGAGGCGAAGATGCCGGTAAAGCCCTCAAGCAGGCGGGTAAGGCGTTTTTCGCTGTAGAAGGCCCAGTGATAATCCTCGCGCGCCAGCACCAACGGATTGTCGTCTATGAACCAGACCCGCGGAATGTCGAGCCGGGCCGTCACGCTGAGAAGGCCAAGGTCGTGGCAGCGTTCGAGATCGCGCACGATGATGATCGCGTCGACCGTTTCGAGCAACGCGACATTCGCGACCAGGGCTTCGGCTTCGATGAAGCGGAGCATGCGCGCAGTCTCAGGCGGAAGGCCATCGAAATAGAGGCTGACGGATGCCTCGATACGGCCGACGACGAGGATGCGCGGAGCTGGCCGGCTTTCCATTCCGCCATTTGCGAACAGATCGAGCACGGCCATCGGCACGACCGGTAGAGGCCGCTTCGGCAGCTTGAGCCCGGTGATCAGTGTTTCAAGCCGGCCCATTTCGGCCATAGCGCGCACCAGAGCCCAGCGCCAATTCTCACCGCAAGCGGCCACGACCGGCATCCTGAGGGCTGCAAGTGCCGACAGCCGATCCATCACGATCGGCAGTTCCGCCGTCGGGTCGAGAAAACGCAGTCCCTCCGTCGCCAGCATGCGCCTCTCGCGCCGGCCAGCACCATCGACGGCTATGAGAAGATCCACGGGATGCGTTGCCAGGCGATCCAGCATGACCGGTTTGGCCTGGGCGCAAGCCGCGACCGCCGATCCTGCCGGCATCGCGATGAACTGTTCAAGCCTCGTCTCCAGAAGTGCCGCCAGCTTTGCGAGATCGTCGGACCCGGACGTTTGCGGGACATTGTTCGGTTCGACGATGAAAAAACCGGCGCTCACGGTTGCGATCGCTTTCGGCGTGCAAGTGCTTCGATGGCTTCGACTGCGACGGTCATGCCCGTGCTCAAATCGGTTCGCGCGACATAGTCTCTGGCCGATTGCGACCAGCGCGTGAGTGTCGCCTTATCGGCTGAGCCTGCTTCGGCCAGCTCGCGCGGTGATGCCTCTGACGACACGACGATGCCCGCTGCTGCTTCTTCGACGAGTGGCGCGAAGCCGCAGTTGGCGGTGGCGATGACGGGAAGGCCGGCGGCGAGCGCTTCGGCGATCACCATGCCGGTCACGTCGAGTCTGGCCGGGTGCATGAGAAGATCCGCCGCGCGCAACTGGTCCTTCAAAGCGTTGCCTTTTGTCAGGCCGTACAAGGTCAATCGGTCACCGCATCCGAGGGCTTGCGCCTGTTTTCTGATATTCTGAATCTTCCGGCCTTCCGGATCGGGGCCGCAGGCGACCAGCCTCGCTGCCGGACTGAACGCAAGGGCTTCCACCGCCCGGTCGAGACCCTTGGTTTGGGGTGCAGGCCGAGCCAGAGCCAGATGATTTCGTCCGGATGATAGCCGAGCTTCGTGCGCAGGGTGGCGCGTTCCGAGGCATCGAGGTCCTGCGGGATCAAGTTCTTATCGAGCGTCGGCGGCAGGATGATCATGCGCTCCTGCTCGGTGTCGTAAGAGCGCCGGTAGGCTTCAGCCTGCGGCTCTGCGAGCATGAGAAGGAGCGTGTCGCTACCGCGCTCGAAGCAGGCTTTTTCCAAGGATGTGAGCATTCTTGCGCGCGGCGAAAGGGCCTTCCACCATTGCCGGTTCCGGTCGGCGAAACACCAGTCGCCGCAAAAGAGCACATCGAGCCCAGGCATGCGCTGAAAGCCGATGACGAGATCGAACTTCCCCGCCGTCTCCCGGGCCATGTCCTGCGCGAAAGCAGCGATCCGCCCATGGTTGGAGAAGCCGCGTGGCTCAATCCGATGCAGTTCGATCCCCGACGGAACCTGTTTGGCTCGGGTCGTGACGAGGGTCACGCGGTGGCCGCGCGCGGCCAGGTCTTCAGCAAGGCGGAGCGCGTGGATCTCCAACCCCCCGGCAGGCTCGAGGCGAAAGATCACGATCGCAATGTCGAGCCGGTGGACGGCACCGCGCGTTTCGACTGTTTGCGGCTCGCGCTGCGCTTCTATGTCTTCCAAGCCTTGACCACCAGTTGATCGCCGAGCTTGCCGTTCACCTTCACCAATCCCGCCTGGAGCGCATGCTGCAGGCGGGCGACGCGCTTGACGAGAAAACCGGGCTTCGCGCCGAGGTCGGCGTGGCCGGCTTTCCTGATCGCGCTGCTCGTCATGGCGATCCGGTCGGATCCCGATGCGGAACTGGTGACCTCGGCATTGGCGAAGCCGCAATCGGCCACAAGCCGCTTCATGCTGTCGACGGTGTAGATGTTGAGATGGCGGGGCGGATCGAGCGCCATCCAGTCGACTTTATGGATGCGATGCCCAAGGCCGCCAGCGTTTGGCGTCAGCATCGTCAGCGAGCCACCGGGCTTGAGAATGCGGTGGCATTCTCGCAGCGTCGTGTGTGGATCGGGCAGATGCTCGATCACATGGCTGAGCGTCACAGCATCAAACGATGCGTCAGCGAAATTCTGCTCGGTGATATCGCCGACATGGACAGTCAGGCCTTTGGCGCGAGCCGCCTCTGCCGCCTTCGCATCGAATTCGACACCGACGGTTTCCCAGCCGAGCTCCGAGAGCGTCCAGAGCGCATCACCGCTGCCGCACCCGACATCCAGCACGCGCTGTGGTCGTGAATCGCGCTTCAGATGAAAAACCTGATCGTCGATCTCCATCTTGCGCCGGCGCCGGGTGGCGAATAGCGCAGCCAGAAGGCGATCGGTCGCGCTGGTGGGCTTCGCGCCATATCGCGTTTCGAGATAAGCCCGCTTCGCTTTCGAAAGCTTCCGGTCCGACTTGCCGTGAGTAAAGTAATCGCCGTAAATCTCGCCCAGATCTTCCGGGGCCGGCGCCGGGTCGAGCCACAAGGTCTCGCACTGGGTATTGTCGCAGCGTTTGATCGTCCACGTGCCGGGCGCGGAAAAAA from Georhizobium profundi includes these protein-coding regions:
- a CDS encoding acyl-CoA dehydrogenase, giving the protein MTEALKAKDRPDGAAGFQWDDPFLINDQLTEDERMIRDAAAAFAADKLAPRVEQMYMNEESDPSIFREMGENGLLGVTVPEEFGGAEASYVAYGLVAREVERVDSGFRSMMSVQSSLVMYPIYAYGDDTQRRKYLPKLASGEFIGCFGLTEPDAGSDPGGMKTRAKKIDGGYLLSGSKMWISNSPIADVFVVWAKSEAHDGNIRGFILEKGMKGLSAPKIGGKLSLRASITGEIVMDGVEVPEENLLPNVSGLKGPFGCLNRARYGISWGVLGAAEDCWHRARQYGLDRKQFGKPLAGTQLYQKKLADMQTEITLGLQASLRVGRLMDEGRMAPEMISIVKRNNCGKALDIARQARDMHGGNGIQIEYQVMRHAQNLETVNTYEGTHDVHALILGRAQTGIQAFF
- a CDS encoding curli assembly protein CsgF, which gives rise to MKILAAVVGTSVLLSSIGAVHASELVYRPINPSFGGDPLNGNWLLSQATAQTAGGGSPGFSIDFPDFGGIPQPDPTPVPVPEVPLIPSAN
- a CDS encoding glycosyltransferase; its protein translation is MALARPAPQTKGLDRAVEALAFSPAARLVACGPDPEGRKIQNIRKQAQALGCGDRLTLYGLTKGNALKDQLRAADLLMHPARLDVTGMVIAEALAAGLPVIATANCGFAPLVEEAAAGIVVSSEASPRELAEAGSADKATLTRWSQSARDYVARTDLSTGMTVAVEAIEALARRKRSQP
- a CDS encoding LysR substrate-binding domain-containing protein — encoded protein: MSKGYVPSVGELEAFVACARFGTTVQAAEHLNLTQSAISRSLSSLEDRLGVLLFERVRRRLVLSRAGAVLLERAEPLLDDLRNASASAIAFGGASSVLRLAVLPSIGRSWLIPRLAAFSATMPDVNFDIAARLRPVDFAQEAFDVAIMRSQHEPPGADLVALLREEMVIVASPRFLAKGASLDDRDLQQLPLLQQSTRPTLWLDWFRERELDPRRMTRGARFDHFDMILDAAAAGLGVGLIPELIARDALDRGTLVAASPHRLVTGETYALISPERSRSNPAVTAFRAWLIGEIGQS
- a CDS encoding CaiB/BaiF CoA transferase family protein, with the translated sequence MRKPLEGVRVVELARILAGPWAGQVLADLGAEVIKIEAPEGDDTRGWGPPFVNRADGAREAAYFHAANRGKTSITADLKSEEGRARVVDLVRSADVLIENFKVGGLAKYGLDYDSLKAVNERLIYCSITGFGQTGPYRHRAGYDFMIQGMAGIMDLTGDPEGEPQKMGVAFADIFTGLYSVIGIEAALLERSRTGSGCHIDMALYDCMAGVLANQAMNYLVSGKAPRRLGNAHPNIVPYQVFQVADGHLIVAVGNDRQFRALAEIIGLAALGTDPSYATNEARVANRDALIALLAPAIARFERDALLALLEKRSVPAGPINTVADVFADPQILARQMKIETADDLGTSIPGMRMPILFDGTPAIAGRPAPRLGQDT
- a CDS encoding class I SAM-dependent methyltransferase → MRTVQRPHCIACGSSGTELYKDLPDRLFSAPGTWTIKRCDNTQCETLWLDPAPAPEDLGEIYGDYFTHGKSDRKLSKAKRAYLETRYGAKPTSATDRLLAALFATRRRRKMEIDDQVFHLKRDSRPQRVLDVGCGSGDALWTLSELGWETVGVEFDAKAAEAARAKGLTVHVGDITEQNFADASFDAVTLSHVIEHLPDPHTTLRECHRILKPGGSLTMLTPNAGGLGHRIHKVDWMALDPPRHLNIYTVDSMKRLVADCGFANAEVTSSASGSDRIAMTSSAIRKAGHADLGAKPGFLVKRVARLQHALQAGLVKVNGKLGDQLVVKAWKT
- the csgH gene encoding curli-like amyloid fiber formation chaperone CsgH: MTGMSLLLMGLLLSTGASGASINGQTIDGDILNSRIAACGVEIDGTDFARLRPFIETSEALAGSVQIAVTKRSASGVSQTSQTNRFADGSLGAIVITVDKPSRVAIEMAVIANDGTPLCRLQTDVELDEHSIRL